The nucleotide sequence TCCGGCCTGCGCCAGGTGGTCGCGAGCCAGTTGCGCCGCCTGGCGGATATCGCAGGGCGGCGGCCCCAGGTCGCGCACCCGGGCCGTCAGCGCGAAGGCCAGCGTCACCGGGGCCAGGGCCGATTCCAGCGTATCGTGCACCGCCGCGCGGGCCAGGACGTCGCCAGCGCCGCTGGCCAGGGCGACGGCTTCCGGCTGCGCCGCCATGTCCGGCAGGCGCGGCGCGACCAGCGCCAGCTCGGAAAAACCCATGGTCTTGATGGCCCGCGCGGCGGAGCCCACGTTGCCCGGATGGCTGGGCTCGACCATGATGAAACGTACCCGCGGGTAGGCCTGCTGGGGCGTTGAAGCCTGAGTCATTTAAAATGCCATGTTTGGCGCAGCGGAACCGCCGTCCGGCAGGTTACCGACCGCGCATTAGCGAATCGTACGGAATTCTATGCACCCGATGCTCAACATCGCCATCAAGGCGGCCCGGCGTGCCGGCACCATTATCAACCGTGCCAGCCTCGACCTGGAAAGACTGAACGTGGCCAAAAAAGGGCCGCGGGATTATGTCACGGAAGTCGACCAGGCCGCCGAGACGGCCATCGTGGAGGCCCTGCGCACCGCGTACCCGGACCACGCCGTCATGGGCGAGGAATACGGCCTGCAGGGCGACGAGCAGGCGGAATTCCGCTGGATCATCGATCCCTTGGACGGCACGACCAACTTCATCCACGGCCTGCCCAACTATGCGGTATCCATCGCCCTGCTGCAGCGGGGCGTGGCGACGCAGGCGGTGATCTACGATCCCTCGCGCAACGAGATGTTCACCGCCAGCCGCGGCGGCGGCGCTTTCCTGAACGACCGGCGCGTGCGGGTTTCCGGCCGCACCCGCTACCACGAAGCGCTGCTGGGCGCGCACTGGCCGGGCTCGGCCGGGCCGGACCAGGGCGGCGGCAAGTTCAAGCAAATGGCGCAGAACAGTGCCGGCGTGCGCCGCATGGGCGCCACGGTACTGGACCTGGCTTATGTCGCCTGCGGCCGCCTGGACGGCTTCTGCGGCGTGTCGCTCAAGCCCTGGGACATGGCGGCCGGCAGCCTGCTGGTGCTGGAGGCGGGCGGCCTGGTGGCCGACTTCACCGGCGAACAGGGATGGCTGGAGTCGGGCAACGTGCTGGCGGCCAGCCCCAAGATCTTCACGCAGATGCTCGGCATCCTGCAGGGCAGCGCCAGCTAGGCGGCCAACAGGAAACCTGCGGGGAAACCGCGCTGGGCTGTAAAACAAGCGCGGCATGGCGGCGGTGGCCGGCCATGCCGTCGTGTCTTTGCGCGGCTGCGGCGGGCAGCATCGCGACCGCGCCGGGTGGATGAACTGCCTCCTGCTCCCGGCAAGCGGCTTGCTTGGCGGGGTGGTCAGACCCGTCGAACCTGGCTTTCGCGCGCGCGGGGCCAACTTGTGGGTAGGCCGGGGGAGAGGGGGCCGCGGGCGCTCGGACAGGGCATCGATCGGGTCTGTGGACG is from Bordetella bronchialis and encodes:
- a CDS encoding inositol monophosphatase family protein, with the translated sequence MHPMLNIAIKAARRAGTIINRASLDLERLNVAKKGPRDYVTEVDQAAETAIVEALRTAYPDHAVMGEEYGLQGDEQAEFRWIIDPLDGTTNFIHGLPNYAVSIALLQRGVATQAVIYDPSRNEMFTASRGGGAFLNDRRVRVSGRTRYHEALLGAHWPGSAGPDQGGGKFKQMAQNSAGVRRMGATVLDLAYVACGRLDGFCGVSLKPWDMAAGSLLVLEAGGLVADFTGEQGWLESGNVLAASPKIFTQMLGILQGSAS